Genomic segment of Thermodesulfobacteriota bacterium:
CGAGCTCGGGGTGACGGAGCTGAGCAAGAAGCTGAAGCTCCACAAGAACAACGTCTTCCGCATCCTGGCGACTCTTCAGTCGCGCAACTATATAGAGCAGAACAAGTCCAACGAGAACTACAAGCTGGGGATCAAGTGCCTCGAGCTGGGGCAGACCTTCATCCACCAGAGGGGGCTCCTGAAGCAGGCCAAGCTGATTTTGAAGGAACTTGCCGAAACGACGGGGGAAACGAGCTACCTGTCCTTCCTGCGCGGGAACGAGATCGTCTACCTGGACGCGGTCGAGGGGACCTCCACGGTCCGGGTCGTCTCCCGGGTGGGGCTCCATATGCCGCTCCATGCCACCGCCGCGGGCAAGGCGCTCATCGCCTTCGAGTCGGACGACGATCTCGCGAAGCGCTTCGCCGGCGAGCTTCGCCGGTACACGAAGAACACGAGGACCTCCCTGGCCGAGCTGATGAACGACATCCGCAAGGCCCGGGAGTCGGGGTACGCCGTCGATCTCGAGGAGTTCGAAGACGGGCTCCGGTGCGTGGCGGCCCCCATCCGCGATTACACCCGCAAGGTCATCGGCGCGATCAGCGTCTCCGGCCCGGCCCACCGCATCTCGGAAGAGCGGATCGACGGGCTGATCGCCGGGGAGGTCCTGCG
This window contains:
- a CDS encoding IclR family transcriptional regulator; amino-acid sequence: MMVRRDKSNYIIQSVSHALDVLEEFRGETDELGVTELSKKLKLHKNNVFRILATLQSRNYIEQNKSNENYKLGIKCLELGQTFIHQRGLLKQAKLILKELAETTGETSYLSFLRGNEIVYLDAVEGTSTVRVVSRVGLHMPLHATAAGKALIAFESDDDLAKRFAGELRRYTKNTRTSLAELMNDIRKARESGYAVDLEEFEDGLRCVAAPIRDYTRKVIGAISVSGPAHRISEERIDGLIAGEVLRAATTLSGRLGYRE